Proteins found in one Ptychodera flava strain L36383 chromosome 16, AS_Pfla_20210202, whole genome shotgun sequence genomic segment:
- the LOC139114831 gene encoding uncharacterized protein, which yields MATADGSFALTEVEEALLRVNEPRSCNCSGVCARKRGRGACPCKSMDEYCNRACTCGKKRACVNRLPDSTSEEDEEDRSADTSRKRSRESHESHHLTAEEMMEENERQMKEFVQQKTKEELECLTLELLRRQPGAWADLQQQLPYPAPQPGPNPGSSPPWCKCGQCQDMPTQAEKKCCATRQSQGCITNKGLFNYLVLDANVLELAMRWNADTYAEEHQRDNACFRHFAYRQYIYWQHGRLGAGNRRVVPSCCVWAIRRKFPSPNNIYVGYRDGEIQD from the exons ATGGCGACGGCCGATGGAAGCTTCGCACTGACAGAGGTGGAAGAAGCCCTTCTTAGAGTAAATGAGCCAAGGTCGTGCAACTGTTCAGGAGTGTGCGCTCGGAAACGGGGACGGGGTGCATGTCCATGCAAAAGCATGGATGAATACTGCAATAGAGCTTGCACTTGCGGAAAAAAACGTGCATGTGTGAATAGACTGCCC GACTCAACATCAGAAGAAGATGAGGAGGACAGATCAGCTGACACATCACGGAAAAGGTCTAGGGAAAGTCATGAGTCTCACCATCTAACAGCAGAAGAAATGATGgaagaaaatgaaagacaaatgaAG gAATTTGTACAGCAAAAAACCAAAGAAGAATTGGAATGTTTGACATTAGAACTGCTAAGGCGACAGCCTGGAGCATGGGCTGATTTGCAGCAGCAATTACCTTACCCGGCTCCTCAACCTGGACCTAACCCCGGCTCCAGTCCTCCATGGTGCAAGTGTGGTCAGTGTCAGGATATGCCCACACAGGCAGAGAAAAAATGCTGCGCTACACGTCAAAGTCAAGGATGCATCACTAACAAAGGCTTGTTCAACTACCTTGTCCTTGACGCAAATGTCTTGGAACTGGCAATGCGTTGGAATGCAGACACATATGCTGAGGAACATCAGAGAGACAACGCCTGTTTTCGTCACTTTGCATATCGACAGTATATTTACTGGCAACATGGCAGGCTGGGTGCTGGGAACCGCCGTGTTGTCCCTTCATGTTGTGTTTGGGCGATCAGAAGAAAATTTCCAAGTCCAAATAACATATATGTTGGCTATAGGGATGGAGAAATACAAGACTAG